A genome region from Streptomyces xanthophaeus includes the following:
- a CDS encoding DUF998 domain-containing protein gives MSPHGLSPRTAWPVATLIGLAAAAYTAWVLEVVLSTGLNPIETYVSELAAQDQPLGGLFRATDFTAGLLAFSGGLLALVRLLKYAESRRAWAVIGWSGVALFGAATAADAWLPLSCQPTVDPECAARETAGLVPATHQAHAVSSSLAMTGALVGLVALTVAARRYGWFAPLARYGPALVALELLATVWTLSAIALFTAGRGTWALGAGQRLQVLLVALWLGLLAHSVHKEGRT, from the coding sequence ATGTCCCCACATGGACTCTCGCCGCGGACCGCCTGGCCGGTCGCCACCCTGATCGGTCTCGCCGCGGCCGCCTACACGGCGTGGGTGCTCGAAGTGGTCCTCTCCACGGGCCTCAATCCGATCGAGACGTACGTCAGCGAACTCGCCGCCCAGGACCAGCCGCTCGGCGGCCTCTTCCGGGCCACCGACTTCACCGCCGGGCTGCTCGCCTTCTCCGGAGGGCTCCTGGCCCTCGTCCGGCTGCTGAAGTACGCGGAGTCCCGCCGCGCCTGGGCGGTCATCGGCTGGTCCGGGGTCGCCCTCTTCGGCGCGGCCACCGCCGCCGACGCCTGGCTGCCGCTCAGCTGCCAACCCACCGTGGACCCCGAATGCGCCGCCCGGGAGACCGCCGGACTGGTCCCCGCGACCCACCAGGCCCACGCGGTCAGCAGCAGCCTCGCCATGACCGGGGCCCTCGTCGGCCTGGTGGCCCTCACGGTCGCCGCCCGCCGCTACGGCTGGTTCGCCCCGCTCGCCCGCTACGGCCCCGCCCTCGTCGCCCTCGAACTGCTCGCCACCGTCTGGACCCTCTCCGCGATCGCCCTGTTCACGGCCGGGCGCGGGACCTGGGCCCTCGGCGCAGGCCAGCGGCTCCAGGTGCTCCTCGTCGCGCTCTGGCTGGGCCTGCTCGCCCACTCCGTCCACAAGGAAGGCCGTACGTGA
- a CDS encoding alpha/beta fold hydrolase → MSVTGRFVTAGPVDGVPLHVVVEGRGPVCVLSAGLAMAWFDWDPVVAPLVAAGRTVVRFDRPGHGLSGPATEPPTTAGEAHRIAGLLDALGLGAPAAGPVTVVGHSIAAFHTEAFARLYPQRTAALVLVDGSVEEAPHTLLPAALRTGAARALGRAVSAAGLPAALGPLVRRATVRASRTGGSDPAAPDLVRRCYRTGRVWRGALLENSRYLDMAAELRTLRETRPLAVPTTVLAGYDGSAGRPALRWLARQADLADLLGARFEVAEPAGHLVMLDRPGQVARAVLATAGQGQARA, encoded by the coding sequence GTGAGCGTCACCGGCCGATTCGTCACCGCCGGCCCTGTCGACGGGGTGCCGCTGCACGTCGTCGTCGAAGGCCGAGGACCCGTGTGCGTCCTCAGCGCCGGGCTCGCCATGGCCTGGTTCGACTGGGACCCGGTCGTCGCACCCCTCGTCGCCGCGGGCCGCACCGTCGTCCGCTTCGACCGCCCCGGACACGGCCTCAGCGGCCCCGCCACCGAGCCGCCCACCACCGCCGGGGAGGCCCACCGCATCGCCGGGCTGCTCGACGCGCTGGGGCTCGGCGCCCCGGCCGCCGGTCCCGTCACCGTCGTCGGGCACTCCATCGCCGCCTTCCACACCGAGGCCTTCGCCCGCCTGTACCCGCAGCGCACCGCCGCGCTCGTCCTCGTCGACGGCAGCGTCGAGGAGGCCCCGCACACGCTCCTGCCCGCCGCACTGCGCACCGGGGCCGCCCGCGCCCTCGGCCGGGCCGTGAGCGCCGCCGGACTGCCGGCCGCGCTGGGACCGCTCGTGCGGCGCGCCACCGTACGGGCCTCCCGCACCGGCGGCTCCGACCCGGCCGCACCGGACCTCGTACGCCGCTGCTACCGCACCGGCCGGGTCTGGCGAGGCGCCCTGCTGGAGAACTCCCGCTACCTGGACATGGCCGCCGAGCTGCGGACCCTGCGCGAAACGCGTCCGCTGGCCGTCCCCACCACCGTCCTCGCCGGTTACGACGGCTCGGCCGGGCGCCCGGCCCTGCGCTGGCTGGCCCGGCAGGCGGACCTCGCCGACCTGCTCGGCGCCCGTTTCGAGGTCGCCGAACCCGCCGGCCACCTGGTCATGCTGGACCGCCCGGGCCAGGTGGCCCGGGCGGTCCTGGCAACGGCCGGGCAGGGTCAGGCCCGCGCGTAG
- a CDS encoding CBS domain-containing protein, translating to MTTAADIMHPGAQWIPATETLDRAAQLMARLNVGALPISDAEERLCGIITDRDIVVNCVAKGHDPAKVTCGDMAQGTPRWIDAGADVGDVLEEMQSHQIRRLPVIRNKKLVGMISEADLAQHLTDDQMATFVEKVYARA from the coding sequence ATGACCACCGCCGCAGACATCATGCACCCCGGGGCCCAGTGGATTCCCGCCACCGAGACCCTCGACCGGGCCGCCCAGCTGATGGCCCGGCTCAATGTGGGCGCCCTGCCCATCAGCGACGCCGAGGAGCGGTTGTGCGGCATCATCACCGACCGCGACATCGTCGTGAACTGTGTGGCCAAGGGCCACGACCCGGCGAAGGTCACCTGCGGTGACATGGCGCAGGGCACCCCGCGCTGGATCGACGCGGGCGCGGACGTCGGCGACGTGCTGGAGGAGATGCAGAGCCACCAGATCCGCCGGCTGCCCGTGATCCGGAACAAGAAGCTGGTGGGCATGATCAGCGAGGCCGACCTCGCCCAGCACCTCACCGACGACCAGATGGCCACCTTCGTGGAGAAGGTCTACGCGCGGGCCTGA
- a CDS encoding DUF305 domain-containing protein, whose translation MSRPVRPVRPVPRTYWVAGTAVLLALLFAAAATVAAANGGGSAGSGPSAPASAPRTPGLRSPDAGFARDMAVHHQQAVEMSFVVRDRTQDEAVRTLAYDIANTQANQRGMLLGWLDLWGLPKVVAGEPPMSWMGASGGHGGHAGHGADAGAAKPGALMPGMATKEELDQLGAASGRDAEVLFLQLMTDHHKGGVAMAEGCAQQCETPVERALAQGMVDAQRSELTLMADMLRQRGAAPRG comes from the coding sequence GTGAGCCGCCCGGTCCGCCCCGTCCGCCCCGTTCCCCGTACGTACTGGGTCGCGGGCACGGCCGTCCTGCTGGCCCTGCTGTTCGCGGCGGCCGCGACCGTGGCCGCCGCGAACGGCGGCGGTTCCGCCGGCTCCGGCCCGTCGGCCCCCGCGTCGGCGCCCCGCACTCCGGGGCTCCGGTCGCCGGACGCGGGTTTCGCCCGGGACATGGCGGTGCACCACCAGCAGGCGGTGGAGATGTCCTTCGTCGTCCGCGACCGCACGCAGGACGAGGCGGTACGCACGCTCGCCTACGACATCGCCAACACCCAGGCCAACCAGCGGGGCATGCTGCTCGGCTGGCTGGACCTGTGGGGGCTGCCGAAGGTGGTGGCCGGCGAGCCGCCGATGTCCTGGATGGGGGCCTCCGGCGGCCACGGCGGGCACGCGGGGCACGGCGCCGACGCGGGTGCCGCCAAGCCCGGCGCGCTGATGCCGGGCATGGCCACCAAGGAGGAGCTGGACCAGCTGGGTGCCGCCTCGGGGCGGGACGCGGAGGTGCTGTTCCTCCAGCTGATGACCGACCACCACAAGGGCGGCGTCGCGATGGCCGAGGGCTGTGCGCAGCAGTGCGAGACGCCGGTCGAGCGGGCGCTGGCGCAGGGCATGGTCGACGCGCAGCGCTCGGAGCTCACCTTGATGGCGGACATGCTGCGGCAGCGCGGAGCCGCGCCGCGCGGGTGA
- a CDS encoding DUF3105 domain-containing protein — MASKSGRTDQHTDPNSRQARIAEMRRAEQIRERRNKAIAITAASAVVVGLVGFGAWVLIGQKQAEQRKEAAAAKFRKEAEEIRKQPVEGEQLWDVKKLGRNHVETPVTYEMNPPVGGDHHPRWMNCNGDVYKNPVPEVNAVHSLEHGAVWVTYNEKAPKADVDKLAATVGKTPYTLMSPIKEQTGSIMLSAWGKQLTVDSADDPRVSQFFTKYVQGEQTPEPGAACTSGLAGK; from the coding sequence ATGGCCAGCAAGTCCGGCAGGACCGACCAGCACACCGACCCGAACTCGCGTCAGGCACGCATAGCCGAGATGCGCCGCGCCGAGCAGATCCGGGAGCGGCGCAACAAGGCCATCGCGATCACGGCGGCGTCCGCCGTCGTCGTCGGCCTCGTCGGCTTCGGCGCCTGGGTGCTGATCGGCCAGAAGCAGGCCGAGCAGCGCAAGGAGGCGGCCGCGGCGAAGTTCCGCAAGGAGGCCGAGGAGATCCGCAAGCAGCCGGTCGAGGGCGAGCAGCTCTGGGACGTGAAGAAGCTGGGCCGCAACCACGTCGAGACCCCGGTGACGTACGAGATGAACCCGCCGGTCGGTGGTGACCACCACCCCCGCTGGATGAACTGCAACGGTGACGTCTACAAGAACCCGGTGCCGGAGGTGAACGCCGTGCACTCGCTGGAGCACGGCGCGGTCTGGGTGACGTACAACGAGAAGGCCCCCAAGGCCGACGTGGACAAGCTCGCCGCGACCGTCGGCAAGACGCCGTACACGCTGATGAGCCCGATCAAGGAGCAGACCGGCTCGATCATGCTCAGCGCGTGGGGCAAGCAGCTGACCGTGGACAGCGCGGACGACCCGCGGGTTTCGCAGTTCTTCACGAAGTACGTGCAGGGCGAGCAGACCCCGGAGCCGGGCGCGGCCTGCACGAGCGGGCTGGCCGGCAAGTGA
- a CDS encoding glutamine synthetase family protein, translated as MDKQQEFVLRTLEERDIRFVRLWFTDVLGFLKSVAVAPAELEQAFDEGIGFDGSAIEGFARVYESDMIAKPDPSTFQILPWRAEAPGTARMFCDILMPDGSPSFADPRYVLKRILAKTSDLGFTFYTHPEIEFFLLKDKPLDGTRPVPADNSGYFDHTPQNVGMDFRRQAITMLESMGISVEFSHHEGAPGQQEIDLRYADALSTADNIMTFRLVMKQVALEQGVQATFMPKPFSEYPGSGMHTHLSLFEGDRNAFYESGAEYQLSKVGRSFIAGLLKHAAETAAVTNQWVNSYKRIWGGSSRSAGAGGEAPSYICWGHNNRSALIRVPMYKPGKTGSSRVEVRSIDSGANPYLTYAVLLAAGLKGIEEGYELPAGADDDVWALSDAERRAMGIEPLPQNLGEAIALMERSELVAETLGEHVFDFFLRNKKQEWEEYRSEVTAFELRKNLPVL; from the coding sequence ATGGACAAGCAGCAGGAATTCGTCCTCCGGACGCTTGAGGAGCGCGACATCCGCTTCGTGCGCCTGTGGTTCACCGACGTACTGGGCTTCCTGAAGTCCGTCGCGGTCGCGCCGGCGGAGCTGGAGCAGGCCTTCGACGAGGGCATCGGTTTCGACGGCTCCGCGATCGAGGGCTTCGCGCGGGTCTACGAGTCCGACATGATCGCCAAGCCGGACCCGAGCACGTTCCAGATACTGCCGTGGCGCGCGGAGGCCCCCGGGACCGCCCGGATGTTCTGCGACATCCTGATGCCGGACGGCTCGCCGTCCTTCGCGGACCCGCGCTACGTCCTCAAGCGCATCCTGGCCAAGACCTCCGACCTGGGCTTCACCTTCTACACCCACCCGGAGATCGAGTTCTTCCTGCTGAAGGACAAGCCGCTGGACGGCACCCGCCCGGTCCCGGCCGACAACTCCGGCTACTTCGACCACACCCCCCAGAACGTGGGCATGGACTTCCGCCGCCAGGCGATCACCATGCTCGAATCGATGGGCATCTCGGTGGAGTTCAGCCACCACGAGGGCGCCCCCGGCCAGCAGGAGATCGACCTCCGCTACGCCGACGCGCTCTCCACAGCCGACAACATCATGACGTTCCGCCTGGTCATGAAGCAGGTGGCCCTCGAACAGGGCGTGCAGGCCACCTTCATGCCGAAGCCCTTCTCGGAATACCCGGGCTCGGGCATGCACACCCACCTGTCCCTCTTCGAGGGCGACCGCAACGCCTTCTACGAGTCGGGCGCCGAGTACCAGCTCTCCAAGGTCGGCCGCTCCTTCATCGCGGGCCTGCTGAAGCACGCGGCGGAGACGGCCGCGGTCACCAACCAGTGGGTCAACTCGTACAAGCGCATCTGGGGCGGATCCTCCCGCAGCGCCGGCGCGGGCGGCGAGGCCCCCTCGTACATCTGCTGGGGCCACAACAACCGCTCGGCCCTGATCCGCGTCCCGATGTACAAGCCGGGCAAGACGGGCTCCTCGCGCGTCGAGGTCCGCTCGATCGACTCGGGCGCCAACCCCTACCTCACCTACGCGGTCCTCCTCGCGGCCGGCCTCAAGGGCATCGAGGAGGGCTACGAACTCCCGGCGGGCGCCGACGACGACGTCTGGGCCCTCTCCGACGCCGAACGCCGCGCGATGGGCATCGAACCCCTCCCGCAGAACCTCGGCGAGGCCATCGCCCTGATGGAACGCAGCGAACTGGTCGCCGAAACCCTCGGCGAGCACGTCTTCGACTTCTTCCTGCGCAACAAGAAGCAGGAGTGGGAGGAATACCGCTCGGAGGTCACGGCCTTCGAACTCCGCAAGAACCTCCCGGTGCTCTAA
- a CDS encoding pentapeptide repeat-containing protein, with protein MTAPRFGKRQATGSSGRHAPRLSNVWIAGALALIVAVAVGCGIYWIVEHLEGGEAKAGESIRSTLAILTLIAAIFAGVYAYRKQRIAESEVYRADDKQLIERYTSAAEQLGHTMAAVRLAGVYAMAQLADEWLEQRQVCIDVLCAYMRMPFERDEASDNHKPGEREVRQTIIRVIHSHLQDPQSPTSWSESDFDFTSARFEGADFSDCHFHGKVSFKLVIFDMWFNFTNSVFKGTTSFTAARFYAGGTTIFNDAQFSGGDVYFNALFGGAKVSFEGANFSKVMMNFKALITDGEVSFNGATFSGSEVDFAAAFEGGTVSFDGAQCDGGAVSFDGPNTVELALFGVNSLPQ; from the coding sequence GTGACAGCTCCACGCTTCGGAAAGCGCCAGGCAACAGGGTCAAGCGGCCGGCATGCGCCAAGGCTGTCGAATGTCTGGATCGCAGGCGCACTAGCCCTCATTGTTGCTGTAGCAGTCGGCTGCGGGATCTACTGGATCGTCGAGCATCTTGAGGGAGGCGAGGCTAAGGCAGGGGAATCCATCAGGAGCACTCTCGCAATTCTCACTCTGATCGCTGCCATCTTTGCCGGAGTATACGCCTACCGTAAGCAACGAATTGCCGAAAGTGAAGTTTACCGCGCCGATGATAAACAACTCATTGAGCGCTACACTTCCGCAGCCGAACAGCTAGGTCACACCATGGCCGCCGTACGCCTCGCTGGCGTTTACGCCATGGCGCAGCTCGCGGATGAGTGGCTCGAGCAACGGCAGGTTTGCATCGACGTCCTATGCGCGTACATGCGTATGCCTTTCGAGCGCGACGAAGCATCCGACAACCATAAGCCGGGCGAAAGGGAAGTACGCCAAACAATCATCCGGGTCATCCACAGCCACCTCCAAGACCCACAATCTCCAACGTCCTGGTCAGAGTCTGATTTCGACTTCACCTCTGCCAGGTTCGAAGGCGCCGACTTCTCCGACTGCCACTTTCATGGCAAGGTGTCCTTTAAGCTCGTAATCTTCGACATGTGGTTCAACTTCACAAATTCAGTTTTTAAAGGCACAACATCTTTCACCGCCGCACGTTTTTACGCCGGCGGGACAACAATTTTCAATGACGCGCAGTTCAGCGGCGGCGACGTATACTTTAACGCACTATTCGGCGGCGCCAAGGTCTCCTTCGAAGGAGCTAACTTCAGCAAGGTAATGATGAATTTCAAAGCCTTGATCACTGATGGTGAGGTCTCGTTTAACGGTGCGACGTTCAGCGGCAGCGAGGTTGACTTCGCTGCCGCTTTTGAAGGCGGCACAGTCTCCTTCGACGGCGCACAATGCGACGGAGGAGCAGTCTCCTTTGATGGGCCGAATACGGTGGAACTCGCATTATTTGGGGTGAATTCTCTCCCTCAATGA
- a CDS encoding tyrosine-type recombinase/integrase, with the protein MPTPDPPGTPEPTAIQNAFRKRLLFSLAGGGTVRRTDFNTRVWKPALVAAGVLEEPKPGERHQAAREHGMHSLRHFYASVLLDAGENVKALSTYLGHGDPGFTLRTYTHLMPSSEGRTRKAVDGVYKASDSASDGPRTVQGQ; encoded by the coding sequence GTGCCCACCCCGGACCCACCCGGTACACCGGAGCCCACGGCGATCCAGAACGCCTTCAGGAAGCGGCTCCTGTTCTCGCTCGCCGGCGGCGGGACTGTGCGGCGGACCGACTTCAACACCCGCGTGTGGAAGCCCGCGCTCGTCGCGGCCGGGGTGCTGGAGGAGCCGAAGCCCGGCGAGCGTCACCAGGCCGCGCGCGAGCACGGGATGCACTCGCTGAGGCACTTCTACGCGTCGGTGCTCCTGGACGCCGGCGAGAACGTCAAAGCGCTCAGCACGTACCTGGGGCACGGCGACCCCGGCTTCACGCTCCGGACCTACACGCACCTCATGCCGAGCAGCGAGGGTCGGACCCGGAAGGCCGTGGACGGGGTCTACAAGGCCTCGGATTCCGCGTCGGACGGCCCACGGACGGTCCAAGGCCAGTGA
- a CDS encoding PIG-L family deacetylase has translation MPVTRRRFAALLTVLTAGATGVLSVASGQQTTAEATQEKNPATARPASVTAGSVVQIVAHPDDDLFFMNPDLSRSLLSGTQVTTAYLTSGESDGRNEAHGGAATDPQQPADRAHYAEARQNGIRSAYAQMATGDRTSAWKRTVIPTAGGGRAELDVLIAKPQVNLVWLMLREARSTGGDTPESLRGLWNGRIAALDAQLTSGTPVRQPFTYTKDQLVQAIAGVLDLYRPTTIRMQDPTPNRYGEDGAGRYTDHQDHMYGARFVQAATAAYAAQVSRRPHFTVQSYLGYHNSTLPHALDPQTAETKTGFLRTYAWQDHQDYCGSPSGCGDRKVAGNPTGRNWAQSLRYTRADNTSWLTEGTPGRLWAFATLDGQTAYWTRTPGGDWAGPVFLPGTGIDPGATAARLPGGRVAVLATRTTLGSAPAEYRREVVYAVQSVPDGPFGPWQSLGTPERTDDEGTSAISAPAVSVDARGFLTVYLRDSRRTLRASTQQPDGGFSPWERLGGEDLQSDPVTAIDAAGRRHVYATTTTSVLAWTQRTPDTPLLGPAPTGLPATTVPLSACPDGAGVRLYFRRPDSGVVRTALVTAGPSVRPHVSSVTEAGGRAGYGAVGAAGRLMVGRADSGTVSTTGLGGPPAWAESLMLFAGAPSAVLEPSGTTTTAVLGLDAELHTTTTPTTPNRPTWHRAVH, from the coding sequence ATGCCCGTGACCCGTCGCCGCTTCGCGGCCCTGCTCACCGTGCTGACAGCCGGCGCCACCGGTGTGCTGTCCGTGGCCTCCGGCCAGCAGACCACCGCCGAAGCCACCCAGGAGAAGAACCCGGCCACGGCCCGGCCCGCGAGCGTCACCGCCGGTTCGGTCGTCCAGATCGTCGCCCACCCCGACGACGACCTGTTCTTCATGAACCCGGACCTCAGCCGATCCCTGCTGTCCGGCACCCAGGTCACCACCGCCTACCTCACCTCCGGCGAGTCCGACGGCCGCAACGAGGCCCACGGCGGCGCCGCCACCGACCCCCAGCAGCCCGCAGACCGCGCCCACTACGCGGAGGCCCGGCAGAACGGCATCCGCTCCGCGTACGCGCAGATGGCCACCGGGGACCGCACCAGCGCGTGGAAGCGTACGGTCATACCCACCGCAGGGGGCGGGCGCGCCGAGCTCGACGTGCTCATAGCGAAGCCGCAGGTCAACCTGGTGTGGCTGATGCTGCGGGAGGCCCGCAGCACCGGCGGGGACACCCCCGAGAGCCTGCGCGGCCTGTGGAACGGCCGGATAGCCGCGCTGGACGCCCAGCTCACCTCCGGCACCCCGGTCAGGCAGCCGTTCACGTACACGAAGGACCAGCTCGTCCAGGCGATAGCCGGGGTCCTGGACCTCTACCGGCCGACGACGATACGGATGCAGGACCCGACGCCGAACCGCTACGGCGAGGACGGGGCCGGCCGGTACACCGACCACCAGGACCACATGTACGGCGCCCGCTTCGTGCAGGCCGCCACCGCCGCCTACGCCGCCCAGGTCAGCAGGCGCCCGCACTTCACGGTCCAGAGCTACCTCGGCTACCACAACAGCACCCTCCCGCACGCGCTGGACCCGCAGACCGCCGAGACCAAGACCGGCTTCCTGAGGACCTACGCCTGGCAGGACCACCAGGACTACTGCGGCAGCCCGTCCGGCTGCGGCGACCGCAAGGTCGCGGGCAACCCGACCGGGCGCAACTGGGCCCAGTCGCTGCGCTACACGCGCGCCGACAACACCTCCTGGCTGACGGAGGGAACGCCCGGCCGCCTGTGGGCCTTCGCCACGCTGGACGGCCAGACCGCGTACTGGACCCGCACCCCCGGCGGCGACTGGGCGGGCCCGGTCTTCCTCCCGGGCACGGGCATCGACCCGGGTGCCACCGCCGCCCGCCTCCCCGGCGGCCGCGTCGCCGTCCTCGCCACCCGCACCACTCTCGGCTCCGCGCCCGCGGAGTACCGGCGCGAGGTCGTGTACGCCGTCCAGTCCGTGCCCGACGGCCCGTTCGGCCCGTGGCAGTCGCTCGGCACCCCGGAACGCACCGACGACGAGGGCACCTCGGCGATCAGCGCACCCGCGGTGTCCGTGGACGCGCGGGGCTTCCTCACCGTCTACCTCCGCGACTCGCGCCGCACCCTGCGCGCGAGCACCCAGCAGCCGGACGGCGGTTTCTCCCCGTGGGAGCGGCTCGGCGGCGAGGACCTGCAGAGCGACCCGGTGACGGCGATCGACGCGGCCGGGCGGCGCCACGTGTACGCGACCACCACGACGTCCGTCCTGGCCTGGACCCAGCGCACCCCGGACACCCCGCTGCTCGGCCCCGCGCCGACGGGCCTGCCCGCCACCACGGTCCCCCTGTCGGCCTGCCCGGACGGCGCGGGCGTCCGCCTCTACTTCCGCCGCCCGGACTCTGGGGTCGTCCGCACCGCCCTGGTGACGGCGGGCCCCTCGGTCCGGCCCCACGTCTCCAGCGTCACGGAGGCGGGCGGCCGCGCGGGCTACGGCGCGGTCGGCGCCGCGGGCCGCCTCATGGTGGGCCGCGCGGACAGCGGCACCGTCAGCACCACCGGCCTCGGCGGCCCCCCGGCATGGGCCGAATCCCTCATGCTCTTCGCGGGCGCCCCGTCGGCCGTCCTCGAACCCTCGGGCACCACCACGACGGCGGTCCTGGGCCTGGACGCCGAACTCCACACGACGACGACCCCCACCACCCCCAACCGCCCCACCTGGCACCGCGCGGTCCACTGA